One region of Tamandua tetradactyla isolate mTamTet1 chromosome 6, mTamTet1.pri, whole genome shotgun sequence genomic DNA includes:
- the MYBL1 gene encoding myb-related protein A isoform X3 — protein MAKRSRSARPDPGPFSRILGRWRFFASEDEDDDVQYADHDYEVPQQKGLKKLWNRVKWTRDEDDKLKKLVEQHGTDDWTLIASHLQNRSDFQCQHRWQKVLNPELIKGPWTKEEDQRVIELVQKYGPKRWSLIAKHLKGRIGKQCRERWHNHLNPEVKKSSWTEEEDRIIYEAHKRLGNRWAEIAKLLPGRTDNSIKNHWNSTMRRKVEQEGYLQDGIKSERPSSKLQHKPCATMDHLQTQNQFYIPVQIPGYQYVSPEGSCVEHVQTSSAFIQQPFVDEDPDKEKKIKELELLLMSAENEVRRKRIPSQTGSFSSWSGSFLMDDSMSNTLNSLEDHTSEFYSMDENQTVSAQQNSPTKFLAVEANAVLSSLQTIPEFAETLELIESDPIAWSDVTSFDLSDAATSPVKSTPVKLMRIQRNEGAMECQFNLSLVLEGKKNSCHGGESEAIPLASPNVAKFSTPPTILRKKRRMRLGHSPGGEPSDGSFNDGSNTALKHTPVKTLPFSPSQFFNTCPGNEQLIENPSFTSTPICGQKVLITTPLHKETTPKDQKENVGFRTPTIRRSILGTTPRTPTPFKNALAAQEKKYGPLKIVSQPLAFLEEDIREVLKEETGTDIFLKEEDEPAYKSCKQEHTASVKKVRKSLVLDNWEKEEPDTQLLTEDISDMQSENIFTTSLLMIPLLEIHDNRCNLTPEKQDINSTNKTYTLNKKKPNPNTSKVVKLEKNLQSNCEWETVVYGKTEDQLIMTEQARRYLNSYTATSSTSRALIL, from the exons TGAGGATGAGGATGATGACGTTCAGTATGCTGATCATGATTATGAAGTACCACAACAAAAAGGATTGAAGAAACTCTGGAACAGAGTAAAATGGACAAGAGATGAG GatgataaattaaaaaagttggttgaacaacatggAACTGATGATTGGACTCTAATTGCTAGTCATCTTCAA aatcGTTCTGATTTTCAGTGCCAGCATCGATGGCAGAAAGTTTTAAATCCAGAGTTGATAAAGGGTCCCTGGACTAAAGAAGAAGATCAGAGG gtTATTGAATTAGTTCAGAAATATGGGCCAAAAAGATGGTCTCTAATtgcaaaacatttaaaaggaagaataggCAAGCAGTGTAGAGAAAGATGGCATAACCATCTGAATCCTGAGGTAAAGAAATCTTCCTGGACAGAAGAGGAGGACAGGATAATCTATGAGGCACATAAGCGGTTGGGAAATCGTTGGGCAGAAATTGCCAAACTACTTCCTGGAAG GACTGATAATTCTATCAAAAATCATTGGAATTCTACTATGCGAAGAAAAGTGGAGCAAGAGGGCTACTTACAAGATGGGATAAAATCAGAACGACCATCATCTAAACTTCAACACAAACCTTGTGCGACTATGGACCATTTGCAAACCCAGAATCAGTTTTACATACCTGTTCAG ATCCCAGGGTATCAGTATGTGTCACCTGAAGGCAGTTGTGTAGAACATGTTCAGACTTCTTCTGCCTTTATTCAG cAACCATTTGTTGATGAGGATcctgacaaggaaaagaaaataaaggaacttGAGTTGCTTCTTATGTCAGCTGAGAATGAAGTTAGAAGAAAGCGAATTCCATCA CAGACTGGAAGCTTTTCTAGCTGGTCTGGTAGTTTCCTCATGGATGATAGTATGTCTAATACTCTAAATAGCCTCGAGGATCACACTAGTGAGTTTTACAGTATGGATGAGAATCAGACTGTGTCTGCTCAGCAGAATTCACCTACAAAGTTCCTGGCCGTAGAGGCAAATGCTGTTCTGTCATCTCTACAGACCATCCCAGAATTTGCAGAGACTCTAGAACTTATTGAATCT GATCCTATAGCATGGAGTGATGTTACCAGTTTTGATCTTTCTGATGCTGCTACTTCTCCTGTCAAATCCACACCAGTAAAACTAATGCGAATTCAGCGCAATGAAGGAGCCATGGAATGTCAGTTTAACCTCAGTCTTGtacttgaagggaaaaaaaacagttgtCATGGTGGAGAAAGTGAGGCTATTCCTTTAGCATCCCCAAATGTGGCCAAGTTTAGCACTCCACCAACCATCctcagaaagaagagaagaatgcGCTTGGGGCACTCCCCAGGTGGGGAACCTAGTGATGGCTCATTCAACGATGGCAGTAATACAGCACTAAAGCACACACCAGTGAAAACACTACCATTTTCTCCTTCACAG tTTTTTAACACATGCCCTGGAAATGAACAACTTATAGAAAATCCTTCATTTACATCAACTCCGATTTGTGGGCAGAAAGTTCTTATTACAACCCCCCTTCATAAAGAAACAACCCCCAAAGAtcaaaaggaaaatgtagg GTTTAGAACACCTACTATTAGAAGATCTATATTGGGTACCACACCAAGAACTCCTACTCCTTTTAAGAATGCACTTGCTGctcaggagaaaaaatatggacctCTTAAAATTGTG TCACAGCCACTTGCCTTCTTGGAAGAAGATATTCGTGaggttttaaaagaagaaactggaaCAGATATATTCCTCAAAGAGGAAGATGAACCTGCTTATAAAAGCTGCAAACAAGAG CATACTGCTTCTGTGAAGAAAGTCAGAAAATCACTTGTCTTAGATAATTGGGAAAAAGAAGAACCAGATACTCAACTATTAACTGAAGACATTTCAGACATGCAG tcagaaaatatatttacaacatCTTTATTAATGATACCATTATTGGAAATACATGACAATAGGTGCAACTTGACTCCTGAAAAACAAGATATAAATTCAACCAACAAAACATATACActtaataaaaagaaaccaaacccTAACACTTCCAAAGTtgtcaaattggaaaagaatctTCAG
- the MYBL1 gene encoding myb-related protein A isoform X7 produces MAKRSRSEDEDDDVQYADHDYEVPQQKGLKKLWNRVKWTRDEDDKLKKLVEQHGTDDWTLIASHLQNRSDFQCQHRWQKVLNPELIKGPWTKEEDQRVIELVQKYGPKRWSLIAKHLKGRIGKQCRERWHNHLNPEVKKSSWTEEEDRIIYEAHKRLGNRWAEIAKLLPGRTDNSIKNHWNSTMRRKVEQEGYLQDGIKSERPSSKLQHKPCATMDHLQTQNQFYIPVQIPGYQYVSPEGSCVEHVQTSSAFIQQPFVDEDPDKEKKIKELELLLMSAENEVRRKRIPSQTGSFSSWSGSFLMDDSMSNTLNSLEDHTSEFYSMDENQTVSAQQNSPTKFLAVEANAVLSSLQTIPEFAETLELIESDPIAWSDVTSFDLSDAATSPVKSTPVKLMRIQRNEGAMECQFNLSLVLEGKKNSCHGGESEAIPLASPNVAKFSTPPTILRKKRRMRLGHSPGGEPSDGSFNDGSNTALKHTPVKTLPFSPSQFFNTCPGNEQLIENPSFTSTPICGQKVLITTPLHKETTPKDQKENVGFRTPTIRRSILGTTPRTPTPFKNALAAQEKKYGPLKIVSQPLAFLEEDIREVLKEETGTDIFLKEEDEPAYKSCKQEHTASVKKVRKSLVLDNWEKEEPDTQLLTEDISDMQSNCEWETVVYGKTEDQLIMTEQARRYLNSYTATSSTSRALIL; encoded by the exons TGAGGATGAGGATGATGACGTTCAGTATGCTGATCATGATTATGAAGTACCACAACAAAAAGGATTGAAGAAACTCTGGAACAGAGTAAAATGGACAAGAGATGAG GatgataaattaaaaaagttggttgaacaacatggAACTGATGATTGGACTCTAATTGCTAGTCATCTTCAA aatcGTTCTGATTTTCAGTGCCAGCATCGATGGCAGAAAGTTTTAAATCCAGAGTTGATAAAGGGTCCCTGGACTAAAGAAGAAGATCAGAGG gtTATTGAATTAGTTCAGAAATATGGGCCAAAAAGATGGTCTCTAATtgcaaaacatttaaaaggaagaataggCAAGCAGTGTAGAGAAAGATGGCATAACCATCTGAATCCTGAGGTAAAGAAATCTTCCTGGACAGAAGAGGAGGACAGGATAATCTATGAGGCACATAAGCGGTTGGGAAATCGTTGGGCAGAAATTGCCAAACTACTTCCTGGAAG GACTGATAATTCTATCAAAAATCATTGGAATTCTACTATGCGAAGAAAAGTGGAGCAAGAGGGCTACTTACAAGATGGGATAAAATCAGAACGACCATCATCTAAACTTCAACACAAACCTTGTGCGACTATGGACCATTTGCAAACCCAGAATCAGTTTTACATACCTGTTCAG ATCCCAGGGTATCAGTATGTGTCACCTGAAGGCAGTTGTGTAGAACATGTTCAGACTTCTTCTGCCTTTATTCAG cAACCATTTGTTGATGAGGATcctgacaaggaaaagaaaataaaggaacttGAGTTGCTTCTTATGTCAGCTGAGAATGAAGTTAGAAGAAAGCGAATTCCATCA CAGACTGGAAGCTTTTCTAGCTGGTCTGGTAGTTTCCTCATGGATGATAGTATGTCTAATACTCTAAATAGCCTCGAGGATCACACTAGTGAGTTTTACAGTATGGATGAGAATCAGACTGTGTCTGCTCAGCAGAATTCACCTACAAAGTTCCTGGCCGTAGAGGCAAATGCTGTTCTGTCATCTCTACAGACCATCCCAGAATTTGCAGAGACTCTAGAACTTATTGAATCT GATCCTATAGCATGGAGTGATGTTACCAGTTTTGATCTTTCTGATGCTGCTACTTCTCCTGTCAAATCCACACCAGTAAAACTAATGCGAATTCAGCGCAATGAAGGAGCCATGGAATGTCAGTTTAACCTCAGTCTTGtacttgaagggaaaaaaaacagttgtCATGGTGGAGAAAGTGAGGCTATTCCTTTAGCATCCCCAAATGTGGCCAAGTTTAGCACTCCACCAACCATCctcagaaagaagagaagaatgcGCTTGGGGCACTCCCCAGGTGGGGAACCTAGTGATGGCTCATTCAACGATGGCAGTAATACAGCACTAAAGCACACACCAGTGAAAACACTACCATTTTCTCCTTCACAG tTTTTTAACACATGCCCTGGAAATGAACAACTTATAGAAAATCCTTCATTTACATCAACTCCGATTTGTGGGCAGAAAGTTCTTATTACAACCCCCCTTCATAAAGAAACAACCCCCAAAGAtcaaaaggaaaatgtagg GTTTAGAACACCTACTATTAGAAGATCTATATTGGGTACCACACCAAGAACTCCTACTCCTTTTAAGAATGCACTTGCTGctcaggagaaaaaatatggacctCTTAAAATTGTG TCACAGCCACTTGCCTTCTTGGAAGAAGATATTCGTGaggttttaaaagaagaaactggaaCAGATATATTCCTCAAAGAGGAAGATGAACCTGCTTATAAAAGCTGCAAACAAGAG CATACTGCTTCTGTGAAGAAAGTCAGAAAATCACTTGTCTTAGATAATTGGGAAAAAGAAGAACCAGATACTCAACTATTAACTGAAGACATTTCAGACATGCAG
- the MYBL1 gene encoding myb-related protein A isoform X4 → MAKRSRSEDEDDDVQYADHDYEVPQQKGLKKLWNRVKWTRDEDDKLKKLVEQHGTDDWTLIASHLQNRSDFQCQHRWQKVLNPELIKGPWTKEEDQRVIELVQKYGPKRWSLIAKHLKGRIGKQCRERWHNHLNPEVKKSSWTEEEDRIIYEAHKRLGNRWAEIAKLLPGRTDNSIKNHWNSTMRRKVEQEGYLQDGIKSERPSSKLQHKPCATMDHLQTQNQFYIPVQIPGYQYVSPEGSCVEHVQTSSAFIQQPFVDEDPDKEKKIKELELLLMSAENEVRRKRIPSQTGSFSSWSGSFLMDDSMSNTLNSLEDHTSEFYSMDENQTVSAQQNSPTKFLAVEANAVLSSLQTIPEFAETLELIESDPIAWSDVTSFDLSDAATSPVKSTPVKLMRIQRNEGAMECQFNLSLVLEGKKNSCHGGESEAIPLASPNVAKFSTPPTILRKKRRMRLGHSPGGEPSDGSFNDGSNTALKHTPVKTLPFSPSQFFNTCPGNEQLIENPSFTSTPICGQKVLITTPLHKETTPKDQKENVGFRTPTIRRSILGTTPRTPTPFKNALAAQEKKYGPLKIVSQPLAFLEEDIREVLKEETGTDIFLKEEDEPAYKSCKQEHTASVKKVRKSLVLDNWEKEEPDTQLLTEDISDMQSENIFTTSLLMIPLLEIHDNRCNLTPEKQDINSTNKTYTLNKKKPNPNTSKVVKLEKNLQSNCEWETVVYGKTEDQLIMTEQARRYLNSYTATSSTSRALILLQQLLQLPVLGVCTYFISS, encoded by the exons TGAGGATGAGGATGATGACGTTCAGTATGCTGATCATGATTATGAAGTACCACAACAAAAAGGATTGAAGAAACTCTGGAACAGAGTAAAATGGACAAGAGATGAG GatgataaattaaaaaagttggttgaacaacatggAACTGATGATTGGACTCTAATTGCTAGTCATCTTCAA aatcGTTCTGATTTTCAGTGCCAGCATCGATGGCAGAAAGTTTTAAATCCAGAGTTGATAAAGGGTCCCTGGACTAAAGAAGAAGATCAGAGG gtTATTGAATTAGTTCAGAAATATGGGCCAAAAAGATGGTCTCTAATtgcaaaacatttaaaaggaagaataggCAAGCAGTGTAGAGAAAGATGGCATAACCATCTGAATCCTGAGGTAAAGAAATCTTCCTGGACAGAAGAGGAGGACAGGATAATCTATGAGGCACATAAGCGGTTGGGAAATCGTTGGGCAGAAATTGCCAAACTACTTCCTGGAAG GACTGATAATTCTATCAAAAATCATTGGAATTCTACTATGCGAAGAAAAGTGGAGCAAGAGGGCTACTTACAAGATGGGATAAAATCAGAACGACCATCATCTAAACTTCAACACAAACCTTGTGCGACTATGGACCATTTGCAAACCCAGAATCAGTTTTACATACCTGTTCAG ATCCCAGGGTATCAGTATGTGTCACCTGAAGGCAGTTGTGTAGAACATGTTCAGACTTCTTCTGCCTTTATTCAG cAACCATTTGTTGATGAGGATcctgacaaggaaaagaaaataaaggaacttGAGTTGCTTCTTATGTCAGCTGAGAATGAAGTTAGAAGAAAGCGAATTCCATCA CAGACTGGAAGCTTTTCTAGCTGGTCTGGTAGTTTCCTCATGGATGATAGTATGTCTAATACTCTAAATAGCCTCGAGGATCACACTAGTGAGTTTTACAGTATGGATGAGAATCAGACTGTGTCTGCTCAGCAGAATTCACCTACAAAGTTCCTGGCCGTAGAGGCAAATGCTGTTCTGTCATCTCTACAGACCATCCCAGAATTTGCAGAGACTCTAGAACTTATTGAATCT GATCCTATAGCATGGAGTGATGTTACCAGTTTTGATCTTTCTGATGCTGCTACTTCTCCTGTCAAATCCACACCAGTAAAACTAATGCGAATTCAGCGCAATGAAGGAGCCATGGAATGTCAGTTTAACCTCAGTCTTGtacttgaagggaaaaaaaacagttgtCATGGTGGAGAAAGTGAGGCTATTCCTTTAGCATCCCCAAATGTGGCCAAGTTTAGCACTCCACCAACCATCctcagaaagaagagaagaatgcGCTTGGGGCACTCCCCAGGTGGGGAACCTAGTGATGGCTCATTCAACGATGGCAGTAATACAGCACTAAAGCACACACCAGTGAAAACACTACCATTTTCTCCTTCACAG tTTTTTAACACATGCCCTGGAAATGAACAACTTATAGAAAATCCTTCATTTACATCAACTCCGATTTGTGGGCAGAAAGTTCTTATTACAACCCCCCTTCATAAAGAAACAACCCCCAAAGAtcaaaaggaaaatgtagg GTTTAGAACACCTACTATTAGAAGATCTATATTGGGTACCACACCAAGAACTCCTACTCCTTTTAAGAATGCACTTGCTGctcaggagaaaaaatatggacctCTTAAAATTGTG TCACAGCCACTTGCCTTCTTGGAAGAAGATATTCGTGaggttttaaaagaagaaactggaaCAGATATATTCCTCAAAGAGGAAGATGAACCTGCTTATAAAAGCTGCAAACAAGAG CATACTGCTTCTGTGAAGAAAGTCAGAAAATCACTTGTCTTAGATAATTGGGAAAAAGAAGAACCAGATACTCAACTATTAACTGAAGACATTTCAGACATGCAG tcagaaaatatatttacaacatCTTTATTAATGATACCATTATTGGAAATACATGACAATAGGTGCAACTTGACTCCTGAAAAACAAGATATAAATTCAACCAACAAAACATATACActtaataaaaagaaaccaaacccTAACACTTCCAAAGTtgtcaaattggaaaagaatctTCAG
- the MYBL1 gene encoding myb-related protein A isoform X8 yields MAKRSRSEDEDDDVQYADHDYEVPQQKGLKKLWNRVKWTRDEDDKLKKLVEQHGTDDWTLIASHLQNRSDFQCQHRWQKVLNPELIKGPWTKEEDQRVIELVQKYGPKRWSLIAKHLKGRIGKQCRERWHNHLNPEVKKSSWTEEEDRIIYEAHKRLGNRWAEIAKLLPGRTDNSIKNHWNSTMRRKVEQEGYLQDGIKSERPSSKLQHKPCATMDHLQTQNQFYIPVQIPGYQYVSPEGSCVEHVQTSSAFIQQPFVDEDPDKEKKIKELELLLMSAENEVRRKRIPSTGSFSSWSGSFLMDDSMSNTLNSLEDHTSEFYSMDENQTVSAQQNSPTKFLAVEANAVLSSLQTIPEFAETLELIESDPIAWSDVTSFDLSDAATSPVKSTPVKLMRIQRNEGAMECQFNLSLVLEGKKNSCHGGESEAIPLASPNVAKFSTPPTILRKKRRMRLGHSPGGEPSDGSFNDGSNTALKHTPVKTLPFSPSQFFNTCPGNEQLIENPSFTSTPICGQKVLITTPLHKETTPKDQKENVGFRTPTIRRSILGTTPRTPTPFKNALAAQEKKYGPLKIVSQPLAFLEEDIREVLKEETGTDIFLKEEDEPAYKSCKQEHTASVKKVRKSLVLDNWEKEEPDTQLLTEDISDMQSNCEWETVVYGKTEDQLIMTEQARRYLNSYTATSSTSRALIL; encoded by the exons TGAGGATGAGGATGATGACGTTCAGTATGCTGATCATGATTATGAAGTACCACAACAAAAAGGATTGAAGAAACTCTGGAACAGAGTAAAATGGACAAGAGATGAG GatgataaattaaaaaagttggttgaacaacatggAACTGATGATTGGACTCTAATTGCTAGTCATCTTCAA aatcGTTCTGATTTTCAGTGCCAGCATCGATGGCAGAAAGTTTTAAATCCAGAGTTGATAAAGGGTCCCTGGACTAAAGAAGAAGATCAGAGG gtTATTGAATTAGTTCAGAAATATGGGCCAAAAAGATGGTCTCTAATtgcaaaacatttaaaaggaagaataggCAAGCAGTGTAGAGAAAGATGGCATAACCATCTGAATCCTGAGGTAAAGAAATCTTCCTGGACAGAAGAGGAGGACAGGATAATCTATGAGGCACATAAGCGGTTGGGAAATCGTTGGGCAGAAATTGCCAAACTACTTCCTGGAAG GACTGATAATTCTATCAAAAATCATTGGAATTCTACTATGCGAAGAAAAGTGGAGCAAGAGGGCTACTTACAAGATGGGATAAAATCAGAACGACCATCATCTAAACTTCAACACAAACCTTGTGCGACTATGGACCATTTGCAAACCCAGAATCAGTTTTACATACCTGTTCAG ATCCCAGGGTATCAGTATGTGTCACCTGAAGGCAGTTGTGTAGAACATGTTCAGACTTCTTCTGCCTTTATTCAG cAACCATTTGTTGATGAGGATcctgacaaggaaaagaaaataaaggaacttGAGTTGCTTCTTATGTCAGCTGAGAATGAAGTTAGAAGAAAGCGAATTCCATCA ACTGGAAGCTTTTCTAGCTGGTCTGGTAGTTTCCTCATGGATGATAGTATGTCTAATACTCTAAATAGCCTCGAGGATCACACTAGTGAGTTTTACAGTATGGATGAGAATCAGACTGTGTCTGCTCAGCAGAATTCACCTACAAAGTTCCTGGCCGTAGAGGCAAATGCTGTTCTGTCATCTCTACAGACCATCCCAGAATTTGCAGAGACTCTAGAACTTATTGAATCT GATCCTATAGCATGGAGTGATGTTACCAGTTTTGATCTTTCTGATGCTGCTACTTCTCCTGTCAAATCCACACCAGTAAAACTAATGCGAATTCAGCGCAATGAAGGAGCCATGGAATGTCAGTTTAACCTCAGTCTTGtacttgaagggaaaaaaaacagttgtCATGGTGGAGAAAGTGAGGCTATTCCTTTAGCATCCCCAAATGTGGCCAAGTTTAGCACTCCACCAACCATCctcagaaagaagagaagaatgcGCTTGGGGCACTCCCCAGGTGGGGAACCTAGTGATGGCTCATTCAACGATGGCAGTAATACAGCACTAAAGCACACACCAGTGAAAACACTACCATTTTCTCCTTCACAG tTTTTTAACACATGCCCTGGAAATGAACAACTTATAGAAAATCCTTCATTTACATCAACTCCGATTTGTGGGCAGAAAGTTCTTATTACAACCCCCCTTCATAAAGAAACAACCCCCAAAGAtcaaaaggaaaatgtagg GTTTAGAACACCTACTATTAGAAGATCTATATTGGGTACCACACCAAGAACTCCTACTCCTTTTAAGAATGCACTTGCTGctcaggagaaaaaatatggacctCTTAAAATTGTG TCACAGCCACTTGCCTTCTTGGAAGAAGATATTCGTGaggttttaaaagaagaaactggaaCAGATATATTCCTCAAAGAGGAAGATGAACCTGCTTATAAAAGCTGCAAACAAGAG CATACTGCTTCTGTGAAGAAAGTCAGAAAATCACTTGTCTTAGATAATTGGGAAAAAGAAGAACCAGATACTCAACTATTAACTGAAGACATTTCAGACATGCAG
- the MYBL1 gene encoding myb-related protein A isoform X5, whose product MAKRSRSEDEDDDVQYADHDYEVPQQKGLKKLWNRVKWTRDEDDKLKKLVEQHGTDDWTLIASHLQNRSDFQCQHRWQKVLNPELIKGPWTKEEDQRVIELVQKYGPKRWSLIAKHLKGRIGKQCRERWHNHLNPEVKKSSWTEEEDRIIYEAHKRLGNRWAEIAKLLPGRTDNSIKNHWNSTMRRKVEQEGYLQDGIKSERPSSKLQHKPCATMDHLQTQNQFYIPVQIPGYQYVSPEGSCVEHVQTSSAFIQQPFVDEDPDKEKKIKELELLLMSAENEVRRKRIPSQTGSFSSWSGSFLMDDSMSNTLNSLEDHTSEFYSMDENQTVSAQQNSPTKFLAVEANAVLSSLQTIPEFAETLELIESDPIAWSDVTSFDLSDAATSPVKSTPVKLMRIQRNEGAMECQFNLSLVLEGKKNSCHGGESEAIPLASPNVAKFSTPPTILRKKRRMRLGHSPGGEPSDGSFNDGSNTALKHTPVKTLPFSPSQFFNTCPGNEQLIENPSFTSTPICGQKVLITTPLHKETTPKDQKENVGFRTPTIRRSILGTTPRTPTPFKNALAAQEKKYGPLKIVSQPLAFLEEDIREVLKEETGTDIFLKEEDEPAYKSCKQEHTASVKKVRKSLVLDNWEKEEPDTQLLTEDISDMQSENIFTTSLLMIPLLEIHDNRCNLTPEKQDINSTNKTYTLNKKKPNPNTSKVVKLEKNLQSNCEWETVVYGKTEDQLIMTEQARRYLNSYTATSSTSRALIL is encoded by the exons TGAGGATGAGGATGATGACGTTCAGTATGCTGATCATGATTATGAAGTACCACAACAAAAAGGATTGAAGAAACTCTGGAACAGAGTAAAATGGACAAGAGATGAG GatgataaattaaaaaagttggttgaacaacatggAACTGATGATTGGACTCTAATTGCTAGTCATCTTCAA aatcGTTCTGATTTTCAGTGCCAGCATCGATGGCAGAAAGTTTTAAATCCAGAGTTGATAAAGGGTCCCTGGACTAAAGAAGAAGATCAGAGG gtTATTGAATTAGTTCAGAAATATGGGCCAAAAAGATGGTCTCTAATtgcaaaacatttaaaaggaagaataggCAAGCAGTGTAGAGAAAGATGGCATAACCATCTGAATCCTGAGGTAAAGAAATCTTCCTGGACAGAAGAGGAGGACAGGATAATCTATGAGGCACATAAGCGGTTGGGAAATCGTTGGGCAGAAATTGCCAAACTACTTCCTGGAAG GACTGATAATTCTATCAAAAATCATTGGAATTCTACTATGCGAAGAAAAGTGGAGCAAGAGGGCTACTTACAAGATGGGATAAAATCAGAACGACCATCATCTAAACTTCAACACAAACCTTGTGCGACTATGGACCATTTGCAAACCCAGAATCAGTTTTACATACCTGTTCAG ATCCCAGGGTATCAGTATGTGTCACCTGAAGGCAGTTGTGTAGAACATGTTCAGACTTCTTCTGCCTTTATTCAG cAACCATTTGTTGATGAGGATcctgacaaggaaaagaaaataaaggaacttGAGTTGCTTCTTATGTCAGCTGAGAATGAAGTTAGAAGAAAGCGAATTCCATCA CAGACTGGAAGCTTTTCTAGCTGGTCTGGTAGTTTCCTCATGGATGATAGTATGTCTAATACTCTAAATAGCCTCGAGGATCACACTAGTGAGTTTTACAGTATGGATGAGAATCAGACTGTGTCTGCTCAGCAGAATTCACCTACAAAGTTCCTGGCCGTAGAGGCAAATGCTGTTCTGTCATCTCTACAGACCATCCCAGAATTTGCAGAGACTCTAGAACTTATTGAATCT GATCCTATAGCATGGAGTGATGTTACCAGTTTTGATCTTTCTGATGCTGCTACTTCTCCTGTCAAATCCACACCAGTAAAACTAATGCGAATTCAGCGCAATGAAGGAGCCATGGAATGTCAGTTTAACCTCAGTCTTGtacttgaagggaaaaaaaacagttgtCATGGTGGAGAAAGTGAGGCTATTCCTTTAGCATCCCCAAATGTGGCCAAGTTTAGCACTCCACCAACCATCctcagaaagaagagaagaatgcGCTTGGGGCACTCCCCAGGTGGGGAACCTAGTGATGGCTCATTCAACGATGGCAGTAATACAGCACTAAAGCACACACCAGTGAAAACACTACCATTTTCTCCTTCACAG tTTTTTAACACATGCCCTGGAAATGAACAACTTATAGAAAATCCTTCATTTACATCAACTCCGATTTGTGGGCAGAAAGTTCTTATTACAACCCCCCTTCATAAAGAAACAACCCCCAAAGAtcaaaaggaaaatgtagg GTTTAGAACACCTACTATTAGAAGATCTATATTGGGTACCACACCAAGAACTCCTACTCCTTTTAAGAATGCACTTGCTGctcaggagaaaaaatatggacctCTTAAAATTGTG TCACAGCCACTTGCCTTCTTGGAAGAAGATATTCGTGaggttttaaaagaagaaactggaaCAGATATATTCCTCAAAGAGGAAGATGAACCTGCTTATAAAAGCTGCAAACAAGAG CATACTGCTTCTGTGAAGAAAGTCAGAAAATCACTTGTCTTAGATAATTGGGAAAAAGAAGAACCAGATACTCAACTATTAACTGAAGACATTTCAGACATGCAG tcagaaaatatatttacaacatCTTTATTAATGATACCATTATTGGAAATACATGACAATAGGTGCAACTTGACTCCTGAAAAACAAGATATAAATTCAACCAACAAAACATATACActtaataaaaagaaaccaaacccTAACACTTCCAAAGTtgtcaaattggaaaagaatctTCAG